AGTTTTCTGTCATCATACGGTCTAAGATATGAGTTTAGGATTTTCTCTCTCCAGTTAATGAGTATCTCTGTAAACTCATTAAACTGCCTAATTCCGGATGTTTTAAAGGCTTTAAGCATATCATCATAAACATTAATAGCTTCATCATATGAGCAGTCTTTATTCATATTTCGATAAAGCTCTTTAAGGCTATATGCTTTAGATAATTAAGGAAAAGTCTTGAATATCATTTCTCTTAAGTCCCTTCTGTTAAGTTTGCATTTGAAGCGTGAATTGTATACCTTGTCATTATCAAGGTATACACTATCTTTTGTAAGAAGATGGCTCCATTTCTTAAGCAGATAATATGCATTTGAACCATATGGTGACATGTTCATTAAGTCTATTCTAAGACGTTCAAAACCTTGGGTAAGGTGCTTTATGACATGGAAAGGATCTACAGCTACTACGCGGTTAGGAAAGTATGTTCTTGCGACATCTTTATACGGTTCCCACATATCAATAGTAACATATTTCACCTTTGTTCTTTCTTCCCTAGGAATCTTGGAGAAGAATAGCGAAAGTGTCATTTTGCTTCTTGAATCAAGTATATCCCAAACGGTTCGTCTTTCGTTATCTACTAATATACAAAGATAACTTGAATTACGTCTTGATAATTCCCGGCTGTGTAATTCATCAAGCATAAGTATGGTAAAATCAATATTTGGAATGATAAATTCCTACCTTCATAGTGATATATTGTGACTGCAAATCAATCATATCCTATGGAGGGATTTTTTGCACCCACACGATAATTTAGAGTGCTATACCTTTAATAGTAGCTTTTGATATAACAAAATATATTAAACCCTGAATAATGCACTGTAACAAACACCAATATGCGTGGACATAAATCAAAACTTACAAGCGTTGAAAATACAAGATTTGATCTATAGAAAAATAATGAAAAATAGCTAAAACTTTTTCGAAAAAAGACTTGTAATTTGAATCAAAGTATAATACAATAATATGGCTTGCTTTGGGCGAAGACGCAGGAAGTTGCTGAGCTATCAGGTAATTTCTGCTGAGAAATGTCCCCTCAAGAAGGGGGCGAAGGCGTTCGCCGATTTGATTTGCGTAAAAACTAAACAAACGCACGGAGGCGTGTATAAAGTAAGCAAAAAGATTGTACGCCTTGGAAAAACCGGCGTTAGAACACCTTGTACAAGCATAGCGAAAACAGTACAAAAGAAAACAGGAGGAAAAAATGAGCGAACTTCAGAAAATCAGAATCAGGCTAAAAGCATATGATCATGCTTTGCTTGACAGATCAGCTGCAAAACTTGTAGAGACAGCAAAGAAAACAGGTGCTGATGTATCAGGACCAATTCCACTTCCAACAGAGAAGGAAGTTGTAACAATCCTAAGAGCTGTTCACAAGTATAAGGACAGCAGAGAGCAGTTTGAGCAGAGAACACACAAGCGTTTGATCGTAATCACAAATGCAACACCACAGACGGCTGATGCACTTACAAGAATCGATCTTCCAGCTGGCGTTGATGTAGAAATCAAGCTGTAACAATTAACAAGTAAGGGACACTCCCCTTAGAAGAACGCACATAAGTGCGGTCCAATGTAAGAATCGGAGGAAAGATATGAAAACAATTTTAGGAAAGAAAATCGGCATGACACAGATTTTCGCGGAGACAGGAGAAGTTGTTCCTGTTACCGTTATCCAGGCAGGACCTGAGGTAGTAACTCAGATTAAGACTGTCGAGACAGATGGCTACAATGCAGTGCAGGTTGGCTATGAGGATACACTTGCTCATAGAGTTAACAAGCCTCTAACAGGTCACTTCGCTAAGAGTGGTTCACCACTTAAGAAGTATCTTGCAGAGTTTGCTATCGAAGAAGGTGAGAACTACGAGCTAGGTCAGGAAATCACAGTTGCTGATTTTGAGGCTGGCAAGAAGGTAGACGTTACCGGAACATCAAAAGGTAAGGGTACACAGGGTAACATCAAGAGACATGGACATCACAGAGGTCCTATGACTCATGGTTCCAAACACAAGAGATTGGCTGGTGCTTTAGCCGGTGCTACTTATCCGTCAAGAGTCTTCAAGGGAAATAAATCCCCAGGAAGAATGGGACGCGAAACAGTTACAGTACAGAATGTCGAACTAGTAAAGATCGACACTGACAGGAACCTTCTACTGGTCAAGGGTGCGGTTCCAGGCGGCAAGGGAAGCCTCGTAAGAGTTCGCTACGCTGTCAAGGGTCAGGACAAATAGGACCGTAGGAAAGGAGGAAGCACACAATGGCTAAAGTAACAATGCTCAACATGGAAGGCAAGGAAGCAGGAACTCTAGAACTTAGAGATGAAATCTTCGCTATCGAGCCTAACGAAAGCGCTGTGCATGCAGTAGTAGTTAACTACCTAGCAAACCAGAGACAGGGCACACAGTCTGCAAAGACAAGATCAGAAGTCAGAGGCGGCGGCAGAAAGCCTTTCAGACAGAAGGGAACAGGACGTCACAGACAGGGAAGCAGCACAGATCCTTCACAGATCGGAGGCGGTATCGTATTCGCTCCAAAGCCAAGGGATTACAGATATGCAGTTCCTAAGAAGCTAAAGAGATTGGCTCTCAAGTCAGTTCTTTCAGCTAAGGTTGCTGACAATGATTTAATCGTTCTAGATGAACTAAAGATGAACGAACCAAAGACAAAAGAGATGGTAAAGGTGCTATCAAATGTCAAGGCTGGCAAGAAGGCACTTATCGTAACAGCAGAGAAGGACGACAATGTTGTAAAGTCTGCTGCAAACATCCCTGGAGTTAGAACGGTTCTAGCAAATACGATGAACGTTTATGAAATCGTAAATCACGGTAGCCTCATTCTAACAAAGGATGCAGTTGCAAAGATCGAGGAGGTATATAAATAATGAAAACTCCATACGACGTAATAATCAAGCCGGTAATCTCAGAGAGAAGCATGGATATTGCACCGGACAAGAAATACACATTCAAAGTTGCTGTTGATGCTAACAAGACAGAAGTTAAGCAGGCAGTTGAAGAAATCTTTGGTGTAGAAGTTAAGAAAGTCAATGTTATGAACATGGACGGAAAACTCAAGAGAATGGGAAGAACCGAAGGCAGAAGAGCAGCTTATAAGAAGGCAATCGTAACGCTAACTGCTGATAGCAAAGAAATCGAATTCTTCCAGAGCTTGTAATAGGAGGTAGGCATAATATGGGAATCAGAAAATATAATCCGACCTCTCCTGGCTTGAGAGGAATGACGGTTTCAACTTTTGAGGAAATCACAGCATCCAAGCCGGAAAAGTCACTTACAGTTGCTCTTAAGAAGCACGCAGGAAGAAACTCAAGAGGTAAGATTACTGTAAGACACAGAGGTGGCGGAGCTAAAGCTAAGTACAGAATCATAGATTTTAAGAGAAACAAGGATGATATCGCAGGAAGAGTTGCTACTATCGAGTACGACCCTAACAGAACTGCAAACATCGCTTTGATAGTATACGCAGACGGTGAGAAGAGATACATCATCGCACCAAGCGGACTAAAGGTAGGAGACAAGATCTTCTCAGGTCCAGAGGCCGATATCAAAGTCGGAAATGCACTTCCAATCGCAAACATCCCTGTAGGTACAGTTATCCACTGTATCGAGATGAAGCCTGGTAAGGGCGCACAGATTGCTAGATCAGCAGGAAATGGCGCTCAGCTAATGGCTAAGGAAGACAAGTACGCACAGGTAAGACTACCATCCGGAGAAGTTAGAAAGATTCTTATCAACTGCAGAGCTACAATCGGCGAAGTTGGTAACGAAGATCACGCTAACATCCAGATCGGTAAGGCTGGTAAGGTAAGACATATGGGTAGAAGACCTCACGTAAGAGGATCTGTAATGAACCCTAATGATCACCCACACGGTGGTGGTGAGGGCCGTTCGCCAATCGGACGTAAGAGCCCAGTTACTCCTTGGGGTAAGCCAACTCTTGGTTACAAGACAAGGAAGAAGAACAAGCCATCTAACCAGTATATCGTTAAGAGAAGAAATGAGAAATAAGGAAGGAGCATAGACAATGAGCAGATCGATCAAAAAAGGCCCTTTCGTCGCACCGAAGTTGCTTAAGGCTATCGAGGCTATGAACGCAGCTAACGACAAGAAAGTCCTAAAGACTTGGTCAAGATCATCGACCATATTTCCGCAGATGATAGGTCACACTATCGCGGTACACGACGGCAGAAAACATGTTCCTGTATATATCACAGAAGACATGGTAGGCCACAAGCTCGGAGAATTTGCTCCGACAAGAACATACAAGGGTCATGCCGCAGATAAATCATCTAAGGTTAGATAAGAAAAGGAGATAATCAAATGGAAGCAAAAGCAATTGCAAAATATGTAAGAATGTCTCCTATCAAGCTAAAGCCTGTTGCTGACTTGGTAAGAGGCAAAGACTTGAACGAGGCATTGACTATCCTCAAGTTCACTCCTGGCAAGGGTTCCGAAATCGTCGAGAAGGTTGCTCTATCAGCGGCAGCGAACGCAGAGAACAACTTTGACATGGACCGCGACAATCTATATGTTGCAGAGATTAAGATCAATCAGGGTCCAACAATGAAGAGATGGAGAGCAGGAGCTCAGGGCAGAGCGTCAATGATCCTAAAGAGATCGAGCCATGTAAGTGTAACTCTAAAGGAAAAAGGCGAAGAATAGGAGGTTCATGAATGGGTCAGAAAGTTAGTCCACACGGCCTAAGAGTGGGCGTAATCAAAGACTGGGATTCAAAATGGTATGCCGGCAAAGCAAACTTTGCTGATATGCTTGTTGAAGATAATAAAATCAGATCATTCGTAAAGAAAAAGCTTTATGCAGCAGGCGTTTCAAAGGTTGTCATCGAAAGAGCCGCAGAGAATAAGGTAAAGGTAATTGTCCTTACTGCTCGCCCTGGTATGGTAATCGGAAGAGAGGGAAGCGGAATCGACGAACTCAAGGCTGCACTTGTTAAGCTAGTAGGTAAGGATGTAGACATCTCTATCGTAGAGGTAAGAAGAGCTGAGCTTGATGCACAGCTAACTGCAGAGAGTGTTGCTCAGGCACTAGAGAGACGTGTTTCTTTCAGAAGAGCTATGAAGCAGGCTATGCAGAGAACCATGAAGGCTAACGCAAAGGGAATTAAGATCCTTTGTTCAGGAAGACTTGGTGGTGCAGAAATCGCTAGAAGCGAGAAGTACGCAGAGGGTAACGTTCCACTACACACAATCAGAGCTGACATCGATTACGGATTTGCTGAAGCAGATACAACATACGGTAAGATCGGTGTTAAGGTTTGGATTAACCACGGCGAAATCCTAGACAAGGGTCTTCAGAGTGCAATTCGTGAAGAAAAGCGTGAGAAGACTGAGCGCAAGGGTAACAGACGCGACAGAAGAGATGGAGATCGTCGCAAGAACAATAACCGTCGTGAAAGAAACGATAGAAACAGCCGTGATGGAAAGCCATCAATTCCAAAGGCTGCAAACAAGAGAATTAGAGCACCAAAGCCAGCTCCTGCAGTAGAAGCAGAAGCACCACAGGTTGAGGAAGCTCCGCAGACTGAAGAATAGAAGGAAGGAGGAACTAAGCCATGTTAATGCCAAAACGCGTTAAGCATAGAAGAGTTCACAGAGGTAGAATGAAGGGCGTTGCTACCAAGGGTAATAAGATTGCCTACGGTGAGTACGGTCTTGTTGCAACAGAATGTGGCTGGATCACTTCTAACCAGATAGAGGCTGCTCGTATCGCTATGACAAGATCTATCAAAAGAGGTGGTAAGGTTTACATTAATATATTCCCACATAAGTCAGTAACAAAGAAACCAGCAGAAGTTCGAATGGGTTCCGGTAAAGGTGCTCCTGAATACTGGGTTGCAGTTGTTAAGCCAGGCAGAGTAATGTTTGAAATTGCCGAGGTTACAGAGGCTCAGGCTAGAGAAGCTATGAGACTTGCAATGCACAAGCTGCCGGTTAAGTCAAAATTTGTTGCTAAAGAGAGTTTAGCAAAGGGTGGTGAAGCATAATGGAACTAAATAAAATCAGAGAGATGACAGATGTTGAACTCAGAGCTGAGCTCGACAAAATGAAACAAGAACTTTTCAATCTTAGGTTCCAGCATGTCACCGGACAGCTAGAAAATCCTCTAAGAATGAGAGAAGTTAAGAGAAACATCGCAAGAGTTAAAACCATAATCAGGGAAAAAGAGCTTGATAAAGCTCAGGCATAGGAAAGGAGGATCTGAAAAATGGCAGCAGAAAGAAACAGAAGAAAAACCAAAGTTGGCGTTGTAGTCAGCGATAAGATGGATAAAACTGTCGTAGTTGCGATAGAAGACCTCGTAAAGCACTCCCTTTATGGCAAGTCTGTAAAGAGAACTAAGAAGGTCAAGGTTCATGATGAGAATAATGAATCTGGCATCGGCGATAGAATAAGAATTATGGAGACAAGACCTCTTTCAAGAGATAAGAGATGGAGACTTGTCAACATTGTTGAAAAAGCTAAGTAAGGAGGCACCAAGTAATGATTCAGACAGAAACAAGATTAAAAGTGGCTGATAATTCAGGTGCAAAGGAGTTACTGTGCATCAGAATCCTAGGCGGAACAAGTCGTCGTTATGCAAATATCGGAGACGTAATCGTTTGCGCTGTTAAGGATGCCACACCAGGCGGCGTTGTCAAGAAAGGTGACGTTGTTAAGGCAGTAGTAGTTAGAACCAAAAAGGGTGCGAGAAGAGCAGACGGCAGCTATGTAAAGTTTGACCAGAATGCAGCTGTAATCATCAAAGATAAGCTTGATAAGACTCCAGTTGGAACGCGTATTTTCGGACCTGTAGCTAGAGAGCTTCGTGAAAACGGATTCATGAAGATCGTATCTCTAGCACCAGAAGTACTATAGGAGGTGACTGGAATGCGCATCAAGAAAGATGATACAGTTATTGTCATCGCTGGTAAAGACAAGGGCGCGACAGGCAAGGTAAGCAAGGTGTTTCCTAAGCAGAACCGCGTAGTTGTTGAAGGCGTTAATGTACAGACAAAGCATCAGAAGCAGACACGTACAGCACCTGCAGAGATTAGACACGTTGAAGGTCCAATCGATGCATCAAATGTAATGTACTATGATACAAAAGCCAAGAAGGCTGTAAAGATCGGTTATAAGGTTGACGGAGACAAGAAGGTCAGAGTCGACAGAAAAACTGGTAAAGAAATCGACTAAGAAAGGAGGAGAGCATAATGACAGCAAGACTAAGAGAAACATATAAGAGTGATGTATTCACAGCACTTAAAGATAAGTTCAACTATGCAAATGTCAACGAAGTACCAAAGCTTGTAAAGATTACAATCAACATGGGACTTGGTGAAGCAAAAGAAAATTCAAAGATTATGGAATCTGCAATCCAGGAGCTAGCCCTAATCAGTGGACAGAGACCTGTTGTTACAAAGGCTAAGAAGTCAATCGCGAACTTCAAGGTTAGACAGGGAATGCCAGTTGGAGCAAAGGTTACACTTAGAGGCGACAACATGTACGTGTTCGCTGATAAGTTCTTCAACATCTCTCTTCCAAGAGTAAGAGACTTTAAGGGTGTAAGCAAGAACTCATTTGATGGACGTGGAAACTACTCCATGGGTATCAAAGAGCAGCTTATATTCCCAGAAATCAACTATGATGATGTTGAAACTGTAAAGGGAATGAACATCGTATTCACAACAACGGCTAAGACAGATGAGGAAGCTGCAGCGCTTCTTGAACTTCTCGGAATGCCGTTTGAGAAGTAGGAGGTTATTATGGCTAAGACAGCTCTTAAAGTCAAACAGCAGAGAAAGCCTAAATATTCAACACGTGCTTACACAAGATGCAACATCTGTGGAAGACCACACTCAGTGTTGAAGAAATATGGAATATGCCGTATTTGTTTCAGAGAGCTTGCATACAAGGGAGAAATTCCTGGCGTAAAGAAAGCAAGCTGGTAAACTGAGGCAAGAACTAATGCACAAGTCCCAAGAGGGAAACTGTGCAAGAGGAAGGAGAATATTGTAATGACAATGACAGATCCAATCGCGGATATGCTGACAAGAATCAGAAATGCCAATACAGTAGGTCATGCGACTGTTGAAATTCCAGCATCAAACATGAAGAAATCAATTGCTGAAATTCTACTAAACGAAGGATTCATTGGCGGATTCGAAGTCATAGAAGACAACAAGCAGGGCGTAATCAAGGTACAGATGAAGTACGGCGCCGGCAAAGAAAAAGTTATCAACGGAATCAAGAAGATTTCAAAGCCAGGCCTTAAGGTTTATGCTAAGGCTAACGAGGTTCCAAGCGTTCTTGGCGGACTCGGTATCGCTATCATCTCAACATCAAAGGGAATCATCAGCGATAAGGAAGCTAGAAAGCTAGGCGTTGGCGGCGAAGTTATTTGCTATGTTTGGTAGGAGGTAAACAGTATGTCAAGAATAGGAAAGAATCCTGTTGCACTCCCAGCCGGTGTAGAAGTTAAGGTTGATGACAATCATGTTATCACTGTAAAGGGACCGCTAGGTCAGCTACAGGAACAGCTAAGCGCAGATATTAATATCGAAGTGAAGGACAACGAGGTTGTCTTCACAAGAAATAGTGACCACAGAAGTCACAGAGAACAGCACGGTCTTGCAAGAGCACTTGTAAACAACATGGTTGAAGGTGTTACAAAGGGCTTCCAGAAGAAGCTTATCTTCAAGGGCGTAGGATACAAGGTTGAGAAGAAGGGTAAGGATTTGGTAATGAATCTTGGCTACTCTCATCCAGTAGTAATGACAGATCCTGATGGCATCGAAACCATTGCAGAGGACGTTACTACAGTAGTAGTTAAAGGTATAGACAAGGGTCTTGTAGGAAACTATTCGGCGAAGATCAGAGCGTGGAGAGAACCTGAACCATATAAGGGTAAGGGAATCAGATACGATGATGAAGTTATCCGTCGTAAAGAAGGCAAGACAGGTTCTAAGTAAGAAAGGAGTGAAGTAGAATGGCACAGATGAGCAGAAATGACAGACGTGTTAAAAGACACGCACGCGTCAGAAAAAATTTAACCGGAACTCCTGAAAGACCAAGACTTTGCGTTTTTAGATCAAACAAGAATATCTCTTGCCAGATTATTGATGATGTTAACAAGGTAACACTTGTATCAGCATCTTCACTTGACAAGGATATTGCTTCTGAAATCGGATATGGTGGCAACAAAGAGGCTGCTAAAAAAGTTGGTGAAGCAGTAGCTAAGAAGGCTGTAGCTAAGGGTATAGAAGTTGTTTCTTTTGACAGAAGCGGATTCCTATATCACGGCAGAGTCAAAGAACTAGCTGAGGGTGCCCGCGAAGGCGGACTGAAATTCTAACGGAGGAGGAAAAATAATGCGTAACACTATTGATGCATCAAAGCTCGAGTTAACAGAAAGCATCGTTAATATCAGACGTGTTGCTAAGACTGTTAAGGGCGGCAGAAATATGAGATTCAGCGTTACCGTTGTTGTAGGCGACAAAGCAGGTCATGTCGGCGTAGGACTCGGAAAAGCGCAGGAAATTCCTGAAGCCGTAAGAAAAGCTACAGAAGATGCTAAGAAGAAACTAATATATGTTCCAATCGTAGGAACAACGATACCACACAGAAACCTAGGTATCTTTGGAGCAGGCAGAGTACTAATCATGCCAGCTGCACAGGGTACTGGAGTTATCGCTGGTTCATCAGTAAGAACAGTACTAGAGTCAGCTGGTATTCAGGACGTAAGAGCTAAGTCACTTGGCTCAAGTAACACAGGAAACATGGCTCTTGCAACACTCGAAGGTCTTAAGGGAATGCTTACAGTTGAGAAGGTTGCAAAGCTAAGAGGCAAGACGCCTGAAGAAATATTGGGTTAGGAGGCAGCGAAATGGCAAAAATGTTGAAAATTACTTTAACAAAGAGTACTATTGGCGCTATTCCTAAGCACAAGAAGGTTGTAAAGGCCTTAGGACTTAGAAAATTGCATCATTCAGTCGAATTGGCAGATACACCTCAGACTCGTGGTGCTATCGCAAAAGTAACTCATCTTGTTACTGTCGAAGAACTGTAGGATAGGAGGTGCAAGCTAATGAAACTGCATGAACTAAAAGCTCCTGCTGGCTCAACACACAGCCGCAAGAGAAAGGGCAGAGGTACTGCTACTGGACAGGGTAAGACTGCTGGTAGAGGTATGAACGGTCAGAATTCAAGAAGTGGTGGCGGAGTTAGACTCGGATTCGAGGGTGGACAGATGCCACTATATAGAAGATTGCCAAAGAGAGGCTTCAACAATAAGTGGGCGAAGGAATACGCTACAGTTAATGTTGGTGACCTCAACAGATTTGAGGCAAACACTGAGGTTACTCCAGAGCTTCTAAGAGAAGTTGGACTTGTTAAGCAGGTTATTGACGGAGTTAAGATTCTTGGTGATGGTGAGCTCGATAGAGCACTCACAGTAAAGGCAGTTAAGTTCACAAAGACTGCTGCTGAAAAAATCAACGCTGCTGGAGGAAAGGCAGAGGTGATCTGATATGGATATGCTAAAGACCGTAAAGCAGGCAATTAAAGTTCCGGAAATGAGAGCTAAGATTATCTTTACTGTCATGATGTTAGTCATCTTTTGTGTTGGCTCACACATACCAGTTCCAGGAATCGATAGAACTCAGCTAGCGAGCATGTTCAAGAATCAGGGCGGACTATTCGACCTGTTCGACTTGTTCTCCGGAGGATCTTTCAGTAACTTTACTATCTTCGCATTAAGTATCACACCATATGTAACAGCCTCCATCATAGTACAGCTACTAACAGTAGCATTTCCGTACTTTGAAAGGCTAGCAAAAGAGGGCAACGAGGGACGCAAGAAGATGGCGACAATAACTCGCTACATGACTGTGGGCCTCGCTCTCATCCAAGCGTTCGGATTGACCATCGGTCTATTCAGACGTGCGGTAGTTGACCAGACATGGTTCAGCTTAGTAGTAATAATATTAGTGCTAACAGCAGGAACAGCCTTCCTGATGTGGCTTGGAGAGCAGATTAACGAAAACGGTATTGGAAACGGAATCTCAATTCTGATCTTTGCTGGAATCGTTGCGAGAATCCCTTCAGATGTTCGCAGTATCGCTCTTCAGTATAAGGAAGGCGCTATAAACATCATCACACTAATCCTATTCATCGCATTTGCACTGCTTGTAGTTGTAGGAGTAATCTTTATCCAGCAGGGTACAAGAAGAATCCCAGTACAGTATGCAAAGCGTGTAGTAGGTAGAAAGATGTACGGCGGTCAGTCAACACATATTCCGCTAAAGGTAAACCAGGCAGGTGTTATTCCTGTAATTTTCGCAGTATCACTGCTGCAATTTCCACTTACAATTACCTACTTCCTAAAGTCGGATTCAGGCTTCACTGCATTCGTAACGAAGTGGCTATCACCAAGTGGAAGTCCTGGTGTATGGGTGTACGCTATATTCAATATCATTTTGATCATAGCATTTAACTATTTCTATACAACAATAAGCTTTAACCCAATCGAAGTTGCACAGAACATGAAATCAAACGGTGGTTTCATTCCGGGCATTAGACCTGGTAAGGCTACAATTGAGTATCTTGCGAAAGTGATGGGTAGAATTTCTATAGTAGGAGCACTGTTCCTTGCTATAATAGCTACATTGCCAACGCTGATCAGCCAGTATACCGGTCTAAACATTCGTTTTGGCGGAACCTCGCTACTAATCGTAGTCGGAGTTGCAATAGATGTAATGAGACAGTTAGAAAATCAGATGGTAATGAGGAATTACAAAGGATTCCTTAAATAGAAGGAGTTAGAAAATTGCTGAGAACAATTCTATT
The nucleotide sequence above comes from Eubacterium sulci ATCC 35585. Encoded proteins:
- a CDS encoding 50S ribosomal protein L18, with amino-acid sequence MAQMSRNDRRVKRHARVRKNLTGTPERPRLCVFRSNKNISCQIIDDVNKVTLVSASSLDKDIASEIGYGGNKEAAKKVGEAVAKKAVAKGIEVVSFDRSGFLYHGRVKELAEGAREGGLKF
- a CDS encoding 30S ribosomal protein S5, giving the protein MRNTIDASKLELTESIVNIRRVAKTVKGGRNMRFSVTVVVGDKAGHVGVGLGKAQEIPEAVRKATEDAKKKLIYVPIVGTTIPHRNLGIFGAGRVLIMPAAQGTGVIAGSSVRTVLESAGIQDVRAKSLGSSNTGNMALATLEGLKGMLTVEKVAKLRGKTPEEILG
- a CDS encoding 50S ribosomal protein L30; amino-acid sequence: MAKMLKITLTKSTIGAIPKHKKVVKALGLRKLHHSVELADTPQTRGAIAKVTHLVTVEEL
- a CDS encoding 50S ribosomal protein L15 codes for the protein MKLHELKAPAGSTHSRKRKGRGTATGQGKTAGRGMNGQNSRSGGGVRLGFEGGQMPLYRRLPKRGFNNKWAKEYATVNVGDLNRFEANTEVTPELLREVGLVKQVIDGVKILGDGELDRALTVKAVKFTKTAAEKINAAGGKAEVI
- a CDS encoding preprotein translocase subunit SecY, producing the protein MLKTVKQAIKVPEMRAKIIFTVMMLVIFCVGSHIPVPGIDRTQLASMFKNQGGLFDLFDLFSGGSFSNFTIFALSITPYVTASIIVQLLTVAFPYFERLAKEGNEGRKKMATITRYMTVGLALIQAFGLTIGLFRRAVVDQTWFSLVVIILVLTAGTAFLMWLGEQINENGIGNGISILIFAGIVARIPSDVRSIALQYKEGAINIITLILFIAFALLVVVGVIFIQQGTRRIPVQYAKRVVGRKMYGGQSTHIPLKVNQAGVIPVIFAVSLLQFPLTITYFLKSDSGFTAFVTKWLSPSGSPGVWVYAIFNIILIIAFNYFYTTISFNPIEVAQNMKSNGGFIPGIRPGKATIEYLAKVMGRISIVGALFLAIIATLPTLISQYTGLNIRFGGTSLLIVVGVAIDVMRQLENQMVMRNYKGFLK